In one window of Juglans regia cultivar Chandler chromosome 3, Walnut 2.0, whole genome shotgun sequence DNA:
- the LOC108994866 gene encoding protein FAR1-RELATED SEQUENCE 5-like yields the protein MAKAIAEVLPNTTHRLCLWHILQKFPEHLAHVNNMFPDFQKDFRHCIHETITTNEFEEEWASILVKYELGENNWLKNLYIRLDKWVPAYLHSTFCAGMSTTQMSESMNKFFKDYVRSSTMISDFVHQYEKTLDARYFKEKEKDVRTKSTRAILKTPLKIEEEAAKVYTRKSFIIF from the coding sequence ATGGCTAAGGCCATTGCAGAGGTACTCCCAAATACAACTCATCGGTTGTGCTTATGGCATATTCTACAAAAGTTTCCCGAACACTTGGCCCATGTAAATAACATGTTTCCGGACTTTCAGAAAGATTTTCGTCATTGCATCCATGAGACAATTACCACTAATGAATTCGAAGAGGAATGGGCTTCGATATTAGTGAAGTATGAATTAGGAGAAAATAATTGGTTGAAAAATCTCTACATCCGACTAGATAAGTGGGTTCCGGCCTATTTGCATTCAACATTTTGTGCCGGTATGTCAACGACTCAAATGAGTGAAAGCATGAACAAATTCTTTAAAGACTATGTTCGTTCAAGTACTATGATTAGTGACTTTGTTCATCAGTATGAAAAAACTCTAGATGCACGTtactttaaagagaaagagaaggatgtGCGGACGAAATCTACTCGTGCGATTTTGAAGACACCTCTTAAAATTGAAGAGGAGGCAGCAAAAGTTTATACAAGAAAGtcttttataatcttttag
- the LOC108994865 gene encoding protein FAR1-RELATED SEQUENCE 5-like — protein sequence MDHSSRKRRQELLGCGVGSLKQRSGPCDRRGKIVVAEAELIQSDLVSEEREDGVNVKNGMNVEYGIDVENGMNVEDGVNVDGEVNPVSGPLEPVIGMLFDDVEDAKTFYKAYARRKSFAIRTNHTRLSKDKKKLCAVDYVCTRERFRRVTRKAKERTMPELVETKIGCKALMGIKKDGEKWIVNKFVLGHNHVLLTPRSASFLRGHRRVTNVQKKLIMTLNESGIPTKKIMSVLSKESGGDFNVGCIGNDVENYLGNKRRKKFEEGDVQRLYSYFLERQLKEPGFVFSMQIDKDGCMGSCFWADARSRATYQHFGDVITFDATYLTNIYKMPFVPFSGVNHHHQTIMFGCALLVNETTESYI from the exons CGGAAAAGGAGGCAGGAGCTTCTCGGCTGTGGGGTTGGCTCTCTTAAGCAAAGAAGCGGCCCATGTGACAGACGTGGCAAGATTGTGGTTGCTGAAGCTGAACT GATTCAATCTGATCTGGTAAG TGAAGAACGTGAGGATGGGGTGAATGTTAAAAATGGTATGAATGTTGAATATGGTATTGATGTTGAAAATGGTATGAATGTTGAAGATGGAGTGAATGTGGATGGAGAAGTCAATCCGGTTAGTGGTCCACTGGAGCCAGTCATTGGTATGTTATTTGACGATGTGGAAGAtgccaaaacattttataagGCATATGCAAGACGAAAAAGTTTTGCAATTCGGACGAATCATACTCGGTTGTcgaaagataagaaaaaattatgtgcAGTAGACTATGTTTGTACAAGGGAAAGATTTCGGCGAGTAACTCGGAAAGCAAAAGAACGAACTATGCCTGAACTTGTTGAGACTAAGATTGGATGTAAAGCTTTGATGGGTATAAAAAAAGATGGTGAAAAGTGGATAGTCAACAAGTTTGTGCTTGGGCATAACCATGTTCTACTTACACCGAGAAGTGCTAGTTTTCTCCGTGGACATAGGAGAGTTACTAACGttcaaaaaaaacttataatgacTTTGAATGAGTCCGGTATACCGACAAAGAAGATTATGTCAGTGTTGAGTAAAGAATCAGGGGGTGACTTCAATGTTGGTTGTATTGGGAATGATGTCGAAAATTACTTGggaaacaaaaggagaaaaaaatttgaagaggGGGATGTGCAACGGTTATACTCCTATTTTTTGGAACGACAACTCAAAGAACCTGGATTTGTGTTCTCCATGCAAATAGATAAGGATGGGTGTATGGGAAGTTGTTTTTGGGCTGATGCTCGTTCAAGAGCGACATACCAACATTTTGGAGATGTTATCACGTTTGATGCCACCTACTTGACCAACATTTATAAAATGCCATTTGTGCCGTTTTCAGGAGTTAACCATCATCATCAGACCATTATGTTTGGTTGTGCTTTGTTAGTTAATGAAACAACCGAATCATATATATGA